A DNA window from Helianthus annuus cultivar XRQ/B chromosome 15, HanXRQr2.0-SUNRISE, whole genome shotgun sequence contains the following coding sequences:
- the LOC110912812 gene encoding SKP1-like protein 1B, with protein MSSEKTIMLKSSDGETFEIEEVVALESQTIKHMIEDDCANTTIPLPNVTGKIMSMVVEYCKKHVQSTNTKGKTVVDDDLKAFDSEFVNVDQDTLFDLILAANYLNIKSLLDLTCKTVADMVKGKTTKEIRKMFNIKNDFTPEEEEQVRHENEWAFD; from the exons ATGTCGTCGGAAAAGACCATCATGTTGAAGAGCTCCGACGGAGAAACGTTCGAGATAGAAGAGGTGGTGGCGTTGGAATCGCAAACGATCAAACACATGATCGAAGATGACTGTGCGAACACCACCATCCCTTTACCTAATGTCACCGGTAAGATCATGTCCATGGTTGTTGAGTACTGTAAGAAGCATGTCCAGTCGACGAATACCAAGGGGAAGACTGTTGTTGATGACGATCTCAAAGCCTTTGATTCTGAGTTTGTCAATGTCGATCAAGACACTCTCTTTGATCTAATTCTG gCTGCAAACTATCTCAACATCAAAAGCTTACTCGATCTGACATGTAAAACGGTTGCTGACATGGTCAAGGGCAAGACTACCAAAGAGATTCGCAAGATGTTCAACATCAAGAATGACTTCACCCCCGAGGAAGAAGAACAAGTCCGCCATGAGAATGAATGGGCATTTGATTAG
- the LOC110912814 gene encoding 40S ribosomal protein S10-1 encodes MIIPDKNRKAISKYLFQEGVCFAKKDYNLAKHPEIDVPNLQVIKLMQSFKSKEYVKETFAWMHYYWYLTNDGIEFLRTYLNLPSDIVPATLKKSAKPLGRPMGGPPGDRPRGPPRFEGDRPRFGDRDGYRGGPRGPPGEFGGEKGGAPADYQPAFNRGAGGRPSFGRGGGGFGGGAPPSSSFS; translated from the exons ATG ATTATTCCGGACAAGAACCGTAAGGCCATTTCCAAATACCTCTTTCAAG AGGGTGTTTGTTTCGCCAAAAAGGACTACAACCTTGCGAAGCACCCGGAAATCGATGTACCGAACTTGCAGGTGATTAAGCTCATGCAGAGCTTCAAATCGAAAGAGTATGTGAAGGAGACTTTTGCTTGGATGCATTACTATTGGTATTTGACCAATGATGGGATTGAGTTTCTTAGAACTTATTTGAATCTTCCATCGGATATTGTTCCTGCTACTTTGAAAAAATCTGCTAAGCCGCTTGGTCGTCCCATGGGTGGACCGCCCGGTGACCGCCCTCG TGGGCCGCCTAGGTTTGAAGGGGATAGACCGAGGTTTGGTGATCGCGATGGGTATCGTGGCGGTCCGAGAGGGCCTCCCGGGGAGTTTGGTGGTGAGAAGGGTGGAGCTCCAGCTGACTACCAGCCTGCTTTCAACAGG GGTGCTGGCGGAAGGCCCAGCTTTGGCCGTGGAGGTGGTGGTTTCGGTGGTGGCGCACCACCAAGCTCAAGCTTCTCTTAA